Proteins encoded in a region of the Isosphaeraceae bacterium EP7 genome:
- a CDS encoding DUF2293 domain-containing protein gives MDAEMTSPIFAPGPAPDTVRAADGTVLHAPEGWILLPPGDAGLTRRVKIAGEHWVIQEKKGRKNFSRGVWAPSATIERIRADLEAERSTETFARRKASDARRREGVQARYVDDFHGAVVHFLAFHPAHAELANRLARAVADHATPVGSGTVARTERIPLEQRAEAAVIAWMRHQTTAYDTMVIPREKGKRREVRRQLAGRSQELLGRYRRGDDTPEACLLRAALDSKMPG, from the coding sequence TTGGACGCCGAGATGACCAGCCCGATCTTCGCCCCCGGCCCTGCTCCAGACACCGTCCGGGCCGCCGACGGAACGGTGCTTCACGCCCCGGAAGGATGGATCCTCCTCCCGCCGGGAGACGCCGGGCTCACGCGTCGGGTGAAGATCGCCGGCGAGCACTGGGTCATCCAGGAGAAGAAGGGGCGGAAGAATTTTTCCAGGGGCGTCTGGGCCCCGTCCGCGACCATCGAGCGGATCCGCGCCGACCTGGAGGCCGAGCGGTCCACCGAGACGTTCGCCCGGCGTAAAGCGTCGGACGCACGCCGCCGCGAGGGGGTCCAGGCCAGATACGTCGATGATTTTCACGGGGCGGTCGTGCACTTCCTGGCGTTCCACCCTGCGCACGCCGAGCTTGCCAACCGGCTGGCCCGGGCTGTCGCCGATCATGCAACGCCGGTCGGCAGCGGCACGGTCGCCAGGACCGAGCGGATCCCCCTCGAGCAACGTGCCGAGGCCGCCGTCATCGCCTGGATGAGGCACCAGACGACCGCGTATGACACGATGGTCATCCCCAGAGAGAAGGGGAAGCGACGAGAGGTCCGTCGTCAACTCGCCGGGCGTTCCCAGGAGTTGCTGGGCCGATATCGCCGGGGCGATGACACCCCCGAAGCATGTCTGCTCCGAGCGGCGTTAGATTCCAAGATGCCGGGGTGA
- a CDS encoding toxin-antitoxin system HicB family antitoxin produces the protein MPETVVHFQIRMPPVLHEQLASWAKEDKASLNALIVGILERAMEAHASKPPVLKD, from the coding sequence ATGCCCGAAACGGTCGTCCATTTCCAGATCCGGATGCCACCGGTCTTGCACGAGCAGCTGGCCAGTTGGGCGAAGGAAGATAAGGCCTCGCTGAATGCCCTGATCGTGGGGATTCTCGAGCGGGCGATGGAAGCCCATGCCTCCAAGCCTCCCGTCCTGAAAGACTGA
- a CDS encoding transcriptional regulator gives MMHESGQDGRGADAADAVEGVPDSPSIEHIVRLFVEHWGGMARSWGINATMGELFALLYISGEDWTADDLKERLSISRGNVSMNLRELMAWGVVHKVHRQGERREYYRAESDVWTLFRRILAERKRRELDPTLALLERTASMVAGDPGLERYRDRVVALTQFFAMIDGLSNRLIELESDEVRGLADLFSPPESGD, from the coding sequence ATGATGCATGAAAGCGGGCAAGATGGCCGCGGCGCCGACGCGGCGGACGCGGTCGAGGGGGTGCCCGACTCCCCTTCCATCGAGCACATCGTCAGGCTCTTCGTCGAGCACTGGGGCGGCATGGCCCGGTCCTGGGGCATCAACGCCACCATGGGGGAGTTGTTCGCCCTGCTCTACATCTCCGGGGAAGACTGGACGGCCGACGACCTGAAGGAGCGATTGAGCATTTCACGCGGAAATGTCAGCATGAATCTCCGCGAATTGATGGCTTGGGGGGTCGTGCACAAGGTCCACAGGCAGGGGGAGCGGCGCGAATATTACCGGGCAGAATCCGACGTCTGGACCCTCTTCCGCCGGATCCTCGCCGAGCGCAAGCGTCGCGAACTCGACCCGACGCTGGCACTCCTGGAGCGGACGGCGAGCATGGTCGCCGGCGACCCTGGCTTGGAACGCTACCGGGACCGAGTGGTGGCCCTCACCCAGTTCTTCGCCATGATCGACGGGCTGTCCAATCGCCTCATCGAACTCGAATCCGACGAGGTCCGGGGGTTGGCCGACCTGTTCTCGCCCCCCGAATCGGGCGACTGA
- a CDS encoding citrate/2-methylcitrate synthase — translation MSTESVDQYYPGLEGVISNETAICNLQGKQGNGGLEYRGYRIEDLAGRVSYEESSFLLLHGDLPNASQLREFDARLRANRGLPAPLIELLRHIPKNVHPMDVLRTSVSTLAHFDPDVNADPTDHAANVRKAERMVAQMGTAVAYRERLSTGHEPIPPRDDLDYSANFLHMVSGKVPSETMRKAFDLSMVLYTEHELNASTFAARVTVSTLSDIYSGIVAAIGTLKGSLHGGANEEAWKVLESVGSPDNAEQWIQDALARKARIMGFGHRVYKTGDPRAQILKEYCIALSKEIGDDRWEKIAEPIEREVTSKKHLPPNVDWPSARLYHYMGLNLDIYTPMFAMARVSGWSAHVIEQLDNNRLMRPRARYIGPPNRPVKPLAERG, via the coding sequence ATGAGCACCGAGTCGGTCGACCAGTATTATCCCGGCCTGGAGGGCGTGATCTCCAACGAGACGGCCATCTGCAACTTGCAGGGCAAGCAGGGCAATGGTGGCCTGGAATATCGGGGATACCGGATCGAGGACCTGGCCGGCCGAGTTTCCTACGAAGAGTCGTCGTTTCTGCTGCTCCACGGCGACCTTCCCAACGCGTCGCAGCTCCGCGAGTTCGACGCCCGGCTGAGGGCCAATCGAGGATTGCCCGCCCCGCTGATCGAGCTGCTGCGTCACATCCCCAAGAATGTCCACCCCATGGACGTCCTGCGGACGAGCGTCAGCACGCTGGCCCACTTCGACCCCGACGTCAACGCCGACCCCACCGACCACGCGGCCAACGTCCGCAAGGCCGAGCGGATGGTGGCCCAGATGGGCACGGCCGTCGCCTATCGAGAGCGCCTCTCCACAGGCCACGAGCCGATCCCCCCCCGCGACGACCTGGATTACTCGGCCAACTTCCTGCACATGGTCAGCGGCAAGGTCCCTTCGGAGACCATGCGCAAGGCGTTCGACCTGTCGATGGTCCTCTACACCGAGCACGAGCTGAACGCGTCGACGTTCGCCGCCCGTGTGACGGTCTCGACCCTCTCGGACATCTATTCGGGGATCGTCGCGGCCATCGGCACCCTGAAAGGGTCGCTGCACGGCGGGGCCAATGAAGAGGCCTGGAAGGTGCTCGAGAGCGTCGGCTCTCCCGACAACGCCGAGCAGTGGATCCAGGATGCACTGGCCCGCAAGGCCCGGATCATGGGATTCGGCCACCGCGTCTACAAGACCGGAGACCCCCGCGCCCAGATCCTCAAGGAATACTGCATCGCGCTGTCCAAAGAGATTGGCGACGACCGCTGGGAGAAGATCGCCGAGCCGATCGAGCGTGAGGTGACGTCGAAGAAGCACCTCCCGCCCAACGTCGACTGGCCCAGCGCCCGGCTCTATCACTACATGGGCCTGAACCTCGATATCTATACCCCGATGTTCGCCATGGCCCGCGTCTCGGGCTGGTCGGCCCACGTCATCGAACAACTCGACAATAACCGCCTGATGCGCCCCAGGGCCCGCTACATCGGCCCGCCCAACCGGCCGGTCAAGCCCCTGGCCGAGCGAGGCTGA
- a CDS encoding 2OG-Fe(II) oxygenase, which produces MNHINAIDRESLRDKVNSSTPVKNFCIDNFLEQSFAESVLASYPSYEEAWNVGQTFKAVNERGKVQVTDSSKFAEPVAELNRTLASPEFLDLMSYVFDIPKLLPDDALVGGGIHQTGPRGLLDVHVDFNYIKDRELHRRLNILIYFNKDWKPEYGGNIELWDADVKVCHHTFSPIFNRCVVFETNEISYHGVTAVKCPEGMSRKSFAAYYYTKEAPAHWTGEAHSTIFKARPDEFMKGNVMMPIEQAKRRFSRALSGLKKKIKGK; this is translated from the coding sequence ATGAATCACATCAACGCGATCGACCGAGAATCGCTCCGGGACAAGGTCAATTCGTCCACGCCCGTCAAGAATTTCTGCATCGACAACTTCCTCGAGCAGTCGTTCGCCGAGAGCGTGCTCGCTTCCTATCCGTCGTACGAGGAGGCCTGGAATGTCGGCCAGACGTTCAAGGCCGTCAATGAGCGTGGCAAGGTGCAGGTGACGGACTCGTCGAAGTTCGCCGAGCCGGTGGCCGAGTTGAACCGGACGCTGGCCTCGCCCGAATTCCTCGACCTGATGTCGTACGTCTTCGACATCCCCAAGCTCCTGCCCGACGACGCCCTCGTGGGCGGCGGGATCCACCAGACGGGCCCTCGGGGGCTGCTCGACGTCCACGTCGACTTCAACTACATCAAGGATCGTGAGCTGCACCGTCGGCTCAATATCCTGATTTACTTCAACAAGGATTGGAAGCCGGAGTACGGCGGCAACATCGAGCTATGGGACGCTGATGTCAAGGTGTGCCACCACACCTTCTCGCCCATCTTCAACCGCTGCGTCGTGTTCGAGACCAATGAGATCAGCTACCACGGCGTGACGGCGGTGAAGTGCCCGGAGGGGATGTCTCGCAAGTCGTTCGCCGCCTACTACTACACCAAGGAAGCCCCCGCCCACTGGACGGGCGAAGCCCACTCGACGATCTTCAAGGCCCGGCCCGATGAATTCATGAAGGGCAATGTCATGATGCCGATCGAGCAGGCGAAGCGGCGATTCTCGCGCGCCCTGTCGGGCCTCAAGAAGAAGATCAAGGGGAAGTGA
- the aspS gene encoding aspartate--tRNA ligase: MLKRTHTCGELTGEDVDKTVVLNGWVDSWRDFGGLVFIDVRDRYGLTQVVFEPEAGADLQAAARELRAEYVIGVKGTVAPRLKGKENPKLKTGQIEVRVSELEVFTASPTPPFEIQGAEPNEELRLKYRYIDLRRPALQNVFIARHRMAQVMRNTMTDQGFLEIETPVLGRSTPEGARDFLVPSRTSPAHFYALPQSPQIYKQLLMVAGFDRYFQIARCFRDEDLRANRQPEFTQLDVEMSFVEHEDVMTTMETLIASLAREFGGEELTLPLPRVDYHDSMERYGNDRPDLRYGVELKDVADVADKTEFKVFQMAKEAGHRIRGICVPGGALRYSRKDLDGLTEYAGTFGAKGLVWLKVEDEAFAGPTAKFFPPDAQADLRSKFDAKAGDLILIVADSQAVSSQALSNLRIRLASELKLYDPKSFHYSWVVRFPLFAWDADENRFVSEHHPFTMPLVEDLPLLETDPGKVRAQAYDLVVNGEECGGGTIRIHDPAIQSKVFQLLGLSPEQADEKFGFLISALRNGAPPHGGIALGFDRLVMLYCGLTNIRDCIAFPKTAKGTDLMTGAPGTVDSRQLRDLHVRVVE, encoded by the coding sequence ATGCTGAAACGGACACATACCTGCGGCGAGCTGACCGGCGAAGACGTCGACAAGACGGTCGTGCTGAACGGCTGGGTCGACTCCTGGCGCGACTTCGGGGGCCTGGTCTTCATCGACGTCCGCGACCGCTACGGCCTGACTCAGGTCGTCTTCGAACCCGAGGCCGGGGCCGACCTTCAGGCCGCCGCCCGCGAGTTGCGCGCCGAGTACGTCATCGGCGTCAAGGGGACCGTCGCCCCCCGGCTCAAGGGGAAGGAAAACCCCAAGCTGAAGACCGGCCAGATCGAAGTGCGCGTCAGCGAGCTGGAAGTCTTCACCGCCAGCCCGACCCCGCCGTTCGAGATCCAGGGGGCCGAGCCCAACGAGGAACTCCGGCTCAAGTATCGCTACATCGACCTTCGACGCCCGGCCCTCCAGAACGTCTTCATCGCCCGCCACCGCATGGCCCAGGTCATGCGCAACACGATGACGGACCAGGGATTCCTCGAGATCGAGACCCCCGTCCTCGGCCGCAGCACCCCAGAAGGGGCCCGCGACTTCCTGGTCCCCAGCCGGACCTCGCCGGCGCATTTCTACGCACTGCCGCAGTCTCCCCAAATCTACAAGCAGCTCCTGATGGTCGCGGGCTTCGACCGCTACTTCCAGATTGCACGCTGCTTCCGGGATGAAGACCTGCGGGCCAACCGCCAGCCCGAGTTCACCCAGCTCGACGTCGAGATGTCGTTCGTCGAGCACGAAGATGTGATGACGACCATGGAGACGCTCATCGCCTCCCTGGCCCGTGAGTTCGGCGGAGAGGAGCTGACCCTCCCGCTGCCGCGCGTCGATTATCACGACTCGATGGAACGCTACGGCAATGACCGGCCCGACTTGCGCTACGGCGTCGAGTTGAAGGACGTCGCCGACGTGGCGGATAAGACCGAGTTCAAGGTCTTCCAGATGGCCAAGGAAGCCGGCCACCGGATTCGCGGGATATGCGTCCCGGGCGGGGCGTTACGATACAGCCGCAAGGATCTGGACGGTCTGACGGAATACGCCGGGACGTTCGGGGCCAAGGGCCTGGTCTGGCTCAAGGTCGAGGACGAGGCATTCGCCGGTCCCACCGCCAAATTCTTCCCGCCCGACGCCCAGGCCGACCTCCGCTCGAAGTTCGACGCCAAGGCTGGCGACCTGATCCTGATCGTCGCCGATAGTCAGGCGGTCAGCTCGCAGGCCCTGTCGAACCTACGGATCCGGCTCGCGTCGGAGCTGAAGTTGTACGACCCGAAGAGTTTCCATTACTCCTGGGTCGTCCGCTTCCCGCTCTTCGCCTGGGACGCCGACGAGAACCGGTTCGTCTCGGAGCACCATCCGTTCACCATGCCCCTGGTCGAGGACCTTCCGCTCCTGGAGACCGACCCGGGCAAGGTCCGGGCCCAGGCGTATGACCTGGTCGTCAACGGCGAGGAATGCGGCGGCGGGACGATCCGAATCCACGACCCGGCCATTCAGTCCAAGGTCTTCCAGCTCCTGGGCCTCAGCCCCGAGCAGGCCGACGAGAAGTTCGGCTTCCTCATCTCGGCCCTCCGCAATGGGGCCCCGCCCCACGGCGGCATCGCCCTTGGGTTCGACCGCCTGGTCATGCTGTACTGCGGCCTGACGAACATCCGCGACTGCATCGCCTTCCCCAAGACCGCGAAGGGGACCGACCTCATGACCGGCGCCCCCGGCACGGTCGACAGCCGGCAGCTCCGCGATCTTCACGTCCGGGTCGTCGAATAA
- a CDS encoding CehA/McbA family metallohydrolase translates to MPIRPSLALVMALALAAAANAEELPQVTGVEFQPLAAQAARIVEALDALGQPLSSAARERLAKALKLTNQDAAAQEIQEVFDPLCLVGVEINPEGRVKVAPGEAAPALVQHGWRAFLVKVHNQAGLTSQLRLTSPNAAPLYTRSSGKPDPKPTVPLSEVPHRWLDASTFDDRPLTRTLSGLPLEYRVIQLYSRDAGRREARLKFDAGQGTQDLASRSDVDLLFQCEAAAQLSVNVKDVDGKPTTASFVVRDALGRVCPSQSRRLAPDFFFHPQVYRADGESILLAPGTYTVEVGRGPEYLAETRTVVIPPGKSRVEESFQLKRWVHPAELGWYSGDHHVHAAGCSHYESPTEGVTPEDMMRHIVGENLDVGCVLAWGPCWYAQKSYFGGKVHPLSTPSTLMRYDVEVSGFPSSGSGHLCLLRLTEDDYPGTTRIEEWPSWDLPVLKWGKSQGGVVGYSHSGWGLAIKDTKIPSEEVPPFDGIGANEYIVDVVHDAVDFISAVDTPAPWELNIWYHTLNCGYRCRISGETDFPCIYDEKVGLGRSYVNLGGQKLDFDTWVKGIKEGRSYVSDGKSHLVGFKVNGLGVGEAGSETRIAAPGKVKATARVFARLEPQITPATEAIRSKPLHDQPYWDVERARVGATRKVPVELIVNGQSVARREVEADGSEHDVEFDVDIDRSSWVALRVYPSSHTNPVFVVVDGKPIRASRKSAEWCLKSVDQCWSQKQKLIRAADLPAAQAAYDVARKAYASIRDESAAD, encoded by the coding sequence ATGCCGATCCGTCCCTCTCTCGCCCTCGTCATGGCCCTCGCGTTGGCGGCCGCCGCCAACGCCGAGGAACTTCCCCAGGTTACAGGAGTCGAGTTCCAGCCCCTCGCGGCCCAGGCTGCCCGCATCGTCGAGGCCCTGGATGCCCTCGGGCAGCCCCTCTCCTCGGCGGCCAGGGAGCGGCTGGCCAAGGCCCTCAAGCTGACCAATCAGGACGCCGCGGCTCAGGAGATTCAGGAAGTCTTCGACCCGCTCTGCCTCGTCGGCGTGGAGATCAACCCCGAGGGTCGGGTGAAGGTCGCGCCCGGAGAGGCCGCCCCTGCCCTCGTCCAGCACGGCTGGCGTGCGTTCCTCGTCAAGGTGCACAACCAGGCGGGCCTCACGTCTCAGTTGCGACTGACCAGCCCCAACGCCGCACCCCTCTACACCAGGTCGTCCGGCAAGCCCGACCCCAAGCCGACCGTCCCGCTTTCCGAGGTCCCCCACCGCTGGCTCGACGCGTCGACCTTCGACGATCGCCCGCTGACCCGCACGCTCTCGGGCTTGCCGCTCGAATACAGGGTGATCCAGCTTTACAGCCGGGATGCAGGCCGCCGCGAGGCCAGGCTCAAGTTCGACGCTGGCCAGGGGACCCAGGATCTCGCCTCGCGGTCGGACGTCGACCTCCTCTTCCAGTGCGAGGCCGCTGCGCAGCTATCGGTCAACGTCAAGGATGTCGACGGCAAGCCGACGACCGCCTCGTTCGTCGTCCGCGATGCCCTGGGCCGAGTCTGCCCGTCGCAGTCGCGCAGGCTGGCCCCCGACTTCTTCTTCCACCCGCAGGTTTACCGGGCCGACGGCGAGTCGATCCTGCTGGCGCCCGGCACCTATACCGTCGAGGTCGGCCGCGGCCCCGAGTATCTGGCCGAGACTCGCACCGTGGTCATCCCGCCCGGAAAGTCGCGGGTCGAGGAATCGTTCCAGCTCAAGCGCTGGGTCCACCCGGCCGAGCTGGGCTGGTATTCGGGCGACCACCACGTCCACGCCGCGGGCTGCTCGCACTATGAGAGTCCCACCGAGGGGGTGACGCCCGAGGACATGATGCGGCACATCGTCGGCGAAAACCTGGACGTCGGCTGCGTGCTCGCCTGGGGCCCTTGCTGGTACGCCCAGAAAAGCTACTTCGGCGGCAAGGTCCACCCGCTCTCGACGCCTTCGACCTTGATGCGCTACGACGTCGAGGTCTCGGGCTTCCCTTCGTCGGGCTCGGGCCACCTCTGCCTGCTCAGGCTGACCGAGGACGACTATCCGGGGACCACCCGCATCGAGGAATGGCCGAGCTGGGACCTGCCCGTCTTGAAGTGGGGCAAGAGCCAGGGAGGGGTCGTCGGCTACTCGCATTCGGGCTGGGGCCTGGCGATCAAGGACACCAAGATCCCCAGCGAAGAGGTCCCGCCGTTCGACGGCATCGGCGCCAACGAGTACATCGTTGACGTCGTGCACGACGCGGTCGACTTCATCTCGGCCGTCGACACCCCGGCGCCCTGGGAGCTGAACATCTGGTATCACACCCTGAACTGCGGCTACCGATGCCGCATCAGCGGCGAGACCGACTTCCCCTGCATCTACGACGAAAAGGTGGGCCTGGGAAGGTCTTATGTCAACCTGGGTGGCCAGAAGCTCGACTTCGACACCTGGGTCAAGGGAATCAAGGAAGGCCGGTCCTATGTCTCCGACGGCAAGAGCCATCTCGTCGGTTTCAAAGTGAACGGCCTGGGCGTCGGCGAGGCGGGCTCCGAGACGCGGATCGCGGCCCCGGGCAAGGTGAAGGCGACGGCCAGGGTCTTCGCCCGGCTCGAACCCCAGATCACCCCGGCCACCGAGGCGATCCGATCGAAGCCATTGCACGACCAACCCTACTGGGACGTTGAGCGGGCACGGGTCGGCGCGACCCGGAAGGTGCCCGTCGAGCTGATCGTCAACGGCCAGTCGGTCGCCCGCCGCGAGGTCGAGGCCGACGGCTCCGAGCACGACGTCGAGTTCGACGTCGACATCGACCGCTCGAGCTGGGTCGCGCTCCGGGTCTATCCGTCGTCGCACACCAACCCCGTCTTCGTCGTCGTGGACGGCAAGCCAATCCGGGCGTCGAGGAAGTCGGCCGAATGGTGCCTGAAGTCGGTCGACCAGTGCTGGTCGCAGAAGCAGAAGCTCATCCGCGCCGCCGATCTTCCCGCCGCGCAGGCCGCCTATGATGTGGCGAGGAAGGCCTACGCGTCGATCCGCGACGAGAGTGCCGCCGACTGA
- a CDS encoding AsmA-like C-terminal region-containing protein, whose amino-acid sequence MKCPRIRVRRRTALLALAFAPPLLWTLLVLAVPTEWARARLAKRLARASGSPVRLAGVSLGYFGGLTLSDLRFGGKDPWLRVELARVDIGLLHMLVGNGELTEFRVDGFDLRVHRLADGSLECGDPLAADPGPDTTPDDASGGAPTCGLQVVASNGRVRVHDEPTDTLLQIDRVEGHATWEAGIARLEELKGEVNGGTIALAACLDRSTAITRVSGQLVVADVALNRQTDVLSMLIPVRSKRSDGFDGQADLSIYLQAEGPNPRQLRESLRGTGVVELNPIRLDSTGLWAELSDVLGLPAKAKVGSARSDFKVGGGKVSTENLTLEVSGASVVMAGSTDFQGGINYTIRPDNLSSRLPREARQILDEVQGDLSEILTLRVRGTLESPVIEGGPLGSPDDPSRRGQDARLKLIGRKLREKYLR is encoded by the coding sequence ATGAAATGCCCGCGGATTCGAGTGCGCCGGCGAACGGCCCTGCTGGCCCTGGCCTTCGCCCCCCCTCTACTCTGGACACTGCTGGTTCTGGCCGTCCCCACCGAGTGGGCTCGCGCCCGGCTCGCCAAGCGGCTGGCCCGCGCCTCGGGCAGCCCGGTCCGACTTGCCGGCGTGAGCCTCGGCTACTTCGGCGGCCTGACCCTCAGTGATCTCCGCTTCGGCGGCAAGGACCCCTGGTTGCGCGTCGAGCTTGCCCGGGTCGACATCGGCCTGCTGCACATGCTCGTCGGCAACGGCGAATTGACCGAGTTCCGCGTCGACGGCTTCGACCTGCGGGTCCACCGCCTGGCCGACGGGTCGCTCGAATGCGGCGACCCGCTGGCCGCAGACCCCGGCCCGGACACCACGCCCGACGATGCGTCCGGCGGGGCCCCCACCTGCGGGCTCCAGGTCGTCGCGAGCAACGGCCGGGTCCGCGTCCACGACGAGCCGACCGACACGCTCCTGCAAATCGATCGGGTGGAGGGGCACGCCACCTGGGAAGCGGGAATCGCCAGGCTCGAAGAGCTCAAGGGGGAAGTCAACGGCGGGACGATCGCCCTGGCGGCCTGCCTCGACCGGTCGACGGCGATCACGCGGGTTTCCGGGCAGCTTGTCGTGGCCGACGTCGCCCTGAACCGGCAGACCGACGTCCTTTCGATGCTCATCCCCGTCCGCTCGAAGCGGTCCGACGGCTTCGACGGCCAGGCTGACCTGAGCATCTACCTGCAGGCGGAGGGGCCGAACCCACGACAGCTTCGCGAGAGCCTGCGAGGCACCGGAGTCGTCGAGCTCAATCCGATCCGGCTGGACAGCACGGGCCTCTGGGCGGAACTCTCGGATGTGCTCGGCCTGCCGGCCAAGGCGAAGGTGGGCTCGGCTCGCAGCGACTTCAAGGTCGGCGGAGGCAAGGTCTCGACGGAGAATCTCACTTTGGAAGTCTCCGGAGCCTCGGTGGTGATGGCCGGCTCGACCGACTTCCAGGGCGGGATCAACTACACCATCCGCCCCGACAACCTGAGCAGCCGCCTGCCGCGGGAAGCCCGACAGATCCTCGACGAGGTGCAGGGAGATCTGTCGGAGATTCTCACCCTGCGAGTCCGCGGCACTCTAGAATCGCCGGTCATCGAGGGAGGCCCGCTGGGGTCGCCCGACGATCCCTCGCGGCGCGGCCAGGACGCCCGGCTCAAGTTGATCGGCCGCAAGCTGCGCGAGAAGTACCTGCGCTGA
- a CDS encoding tetratricopeptide repeat protein, which yields MPKRVWIAALSIWPGLPQIWSGQEVLGLILAALFAAALNLAVVTRFIWTESFDPRLSGFFVAIAVLGWAASLCYTLWWIWRCHPERHRDEIDRLYRDAIESYLQGRWNESRRRFEQILTMDETDADTLMRLGTLFVRTEQPGSARRAFRQCLELEGGAKWRWEINRALAGLDGD from the coding sequence ATGCCCAAGCGAGTCTGGATCGCCGCCCTGAGCATTTGGCCAGGCCTGCCGCAGATCTGGTCGGGCCAGGAAGTGCTCGGCCTCATCCTGGCCGCGCTCTTCGCGGCCGCCCTGAACCTGGCGGTCGTGACCCGCTTTATCTGGACCGAGTCGTTCGACCCGCGCCTCTCGGGCTTCTTCGTCGCCATCGCCGTGCTCGGCTGGGCGGCGAGCCTGTGCTATACGCTCTGGTGGATCTGGCGTTGCCACCCGGAACGCCATCGCGACGAGATCGATCGCCTCTACCGCGACGCGATCGAGTCGTACCTCCAGGGGCGCTGGAACGAGTCGAGGCGTCGGTTCGAGCAGATCCTGACGATGGACGAGACCGACGCCGACACCCTGATGCGGCTGGGGACCCTCTTCGTCCGGACGGAGCAGCCGGGGTCGGCCCGGCGTGCGTTCCGGCAATGCCTCGAGCTGGAGGGGGGCGCCAAGTGGCGTTGGGAGATTAACCGGGCCCTGGCCGGCCTGGACGGGGATTGA